Proteins co-encoded in one Bremerella sp. TYQ1 genomic window:
- a CDS encoding type II secretion system F family protein, with protein MGTVILLGTIGVLGMVAYRMHQAQLRALALDRFQSLEIVELIDEQNTQPLPQRQVIRRYLWLPWICGAFASVMVFWLVGLSVVISLTMGLIVALLLVILEVWNAQRQAAKLEEQLAEAIDLMIGTLGAGAGLSTSMSVVIEELRDPLRGQFKEILGKINFGEDARTVFAQLAARIPLDTYLLFASALSVHWEVGGNLTPTLSAVGQTIRDRLEIARRIRSNATQSDISTIAILGLTYFIALVMWRNSPDQMKAFVTSPTGEFFVAGSMLLQAVGIVWMHWMSRPKF; from the coding sequence GTGGGAACGGTAATCCTACTCGGAACGATTGGTGTCCTTGGCATGGTGGCGTATCGAATGCATCAGGCTCAGTTGCGTGCGTTAGCCCTGGATCGCTTTCAATCCCTTGAAATTGTCGAGCTAATCGACGAGCAAAATACCCAACCGCTACCACAACGCCAAGTTATTCGCCGCTATCTTTGGCTTCCCTGGATTTGCGGAGCGTTTGCATCGGTTATGGTGTTTTGGTTGGTTGGCTTAAGTGTCGTGATTTCTCTAACGATGGGGCTGATCGTTGCATTGCTCCTCGTGATTTTGGAAGTCTGGAATGCACAGCGGCAGGCTGCAAAATTGGAAGAGCAATTGGCCGAAGCAATTGACCTGATGATTGGAACCCTGGGAGCAGGGGCTGGTCTCAGCACGTCGATGAGCGTTGTTATCGAAGAACTGCGAGATCCTCTTCGTGGGCAGTTCAAAGAGATATTAGGGAAAATCAATTTCGGCGAGGATGCTCGGACCGTTTTTGCTCAACTCGCTGCTCGTATTCCACTTGATACCTACCTATTATTCGCCTCCGCATTGTCTGTTCACTGGGAAGTAGGCGGAAATCTGACACCTACACTTTCCGCTGTTGGGCAAACGATTCGTGATCGTTTGGAAATTGCCCGTCGCATTCGATCGAATGCGACGCAGTCCGATATATCGACGATCGCAATTCTCGGACTGACTTACTTTATTGCGTTAGTAATGTGGAGAAATAGTCCAGATCAGATGAAGGCATTCGTTACTTCACCAACGGGGGAGTTTTTTGTTGCAGGCTCGATGCTGCTGCAAGCTGTTGGAATCGTTTGGATGCATTGGATGAGCCGGCCGAAATTTTGA
- a CDS encoding type II secretion system F family protein encodes MSNFWIFFVASFWGISFIGIALLWRMLRAWQLTQSRWNSNEESVETSETDLRDMAWLKRWLYRAGYRSEDAWTWWLVSTIMFVAVGAIVALLFVFSGAQLLMIRTITLVPGGTGEVFLPLAYLAPWFLAVTLGLTPWLIVRQRRRDRVQKIEQDLPLAMELLATLSQAGLGFDAALSRVMETRLAIRPLGKELRSYQADVMSGRARSECLRRLAWRADVPGLSILTSALVQADQVGMGISDVLRRQADDLRSRRRERANMFAMGLATKRMFPLVICFLPGLFVWTLGPVFIQLIQMADTFTQVRNF; translated from the coding sequence ATGAGTAACTTTTGGATTTTCTTCGTTGCGAGCTTTTGGGGGATTTCATTTATTGGAATTGCCCTACTGTGGCGTATGCTGCGGGCCTGGCAATTGACTCAATCACGTTGGAATTCTAACGAGGAAAGTGTCGAGACAAGCGAGACAGATCTTCGAGATATGGCTTGGCTTAAACGCTGGTTGTATCGTGCAGGGTATCGAAGTGAGGACGCATGGACTTGGTGGCTAGTCTCCACGATCATGTTTGTGGCTGTTGGAGCGATCGTTGCTCTTCTGTTTGTTTTTAGCGGCGCACAGTTGCTGATGATTCGGACGATTACATTGGTCCCTGGAGGTACGGGAGAAGTTTTTCTTCCGCTTGCCTACCTAGCCCCCTGGTTTCTTGCGGTCACGCTTGGCCTCACGCCATGGCTTATCGTTCGTCAGCGACGAAGGGATCGGGTACAAAAAATTGAACAAGACTTGCCATTAGCAATGGAACTATTAGCGACACTTAGCCAAGCTGGCCTTGGGTTTGATGCGGCGCTCTCCCGTGTCATGGAGACACGCCTAGCAATTCGACCGCTGGGCAAAGAGCTTCGGAGTTACCAAGCTGATGTTATGTCTGGTCGTGCGCGCTCAGAGTGTCTTCGCCGTCTTGCGTGGCGAGCTGATGTGCCAGGACTATCCATTTTGACATCGGCACTTGTACAAGCAGATCAAGTGGGTATGGGGATTTCCGACGTTCTTAGAAGACAGGCAGATGACTTGCGTTCACGCCGTCGAGAACGGGCCAATATGTTCGCCATGGGACTCGCTACGAAGAGAATGTTCCCACTGGTGATCTGTTTTCTGCCGGGGCTCTTTGTCTGGACGCTTGGCCCGGTATTCATCCAGTTGATCCAAATGGCAGATACTTTTACCCAAGTACGCAACTTCTAA
- a CDS encoding DUF192 domain-containing protein — MTFWSRFRGLQLARRLESNEGLLLAPCHSVHTQFMRFSIDIYFCSSSGEVLSRKLNARPWITVATNKKAGFVIETTSRTKPLLEVGQEVSLHNTFDQNITFHKCLASMGGR, encoded by the coding sequence ATGACATTTTGGAGCCGGTTTCGAGGGCTTCAGCTTGCTCGACGGTTAGAAAGCAACGAAGGGCTTCTGCTCGCCCCGTGTCATTCCGTGCACACGCAGTTCATGCGTTTTTCCATTGATATCTATTTTTGCTCATCGTCAGGCGAGGTACTTTCCCGCAAGCTAAATGCGAGACCATGGATTACTGTTGCCACTAACAAGAAGGCTGGTTTTGTAATTGAAACGACTTCTCGCACAAAGCCTTTGCTGGAAGTCGGACAAGAAGTCTCGTTACATAATACATTTGACCAGAACATTACGTTCCATAAGTGCCTTGCTAGCATGGGTGGGCGTTAA